The Candidatus Phaeomarinobacter ectocarpi genome includes a region encoding these proteins:
- a CDS encoding DUF192 domain-containing protein, with protein MRNLAAMLLAATFAVLSLAACAEPNPSPETASESLTIETSTGVHGFTVELADTEERRRTGLMFREDLALDAGMLFDFETPRVITMWMRNTPLPLDMIFIDPNGRIISVAENTVPYSEAIVSSRYPASAVFEVNAGTAKRIGIKVGDRVSHPLFGSPAAPSDG; from the coding sequence ATGCGTAACCTTGCAGCCATGCTGCTTGCTGCGACATTTGCTGTCTTGAGTCTCGCAGCATGCGCCGAACCAAATCCATCACCTGAAACCGCCTCCGAGAGCCTCACCATTGAGACCTCAACGGGTGTTCATGGCTTCACGGTGGAGCTGGCCGATACCGAAGAGCGCCGTCGCACAGGCCTGATGTTTCGCGAGGACCTGGCCCTGGACGCCGGCATGCTCTTTGACTTTGAGACCCCGCGGGTCATCACCATGTGGATGCGCAACACGCCGCTGCCGCTTGATATGATTTTCATCGATCCAAACGGGCGCATCATCAGCGTGGCCGAAAACACCGTGCCGTACTCAGAGGCGATTGTTTCCTCGCGTTACCCTGCGTCGGCTGTCTTTGAGGTCAATGCGGGTACCGCAAAACGGATCGGCATCAAGGTCGGTGACAGGGTCTCG
- a CDS encoding cold-shock protein, producing MQVQGETASDAELAFRVTGVVKWFDTTKGYGFIVPEDGSADVLLHMSCLKQAGLEAAREGATVECEAVKRPKGTQALRVLEVDDSTAVAAPVQTDPPKSNGESRAPRVVAVGEQETATVKWFNRAKGYGFVTRGDGTPDIFVHMETLREAGIRELRQGQQVQVRFGEGDKGLMVATIELLD from the coding sequence ATGCAGGTTCAAGGAGAGACCGCAAGCGACGCAGAACTCGCATTCAGAGTGACGGGCGTCGTCAAGTGGTTCGATACAACCAAAGGCTATGGCTTCATTGTCCCCGAAGATGGTTCGGCGGACGTGTTGTTGCATATGTCCTGTCTCAAGCAGGCGGGACTTGAGGCAGCACGCGAAGGGGCCACGGTTGAATGTGAGGCGGTCAAGCGGCCCAAGGGCACACAGGCCCTTCGCGTGCTTGAAGTCGATGACAGCACGGCTGTCGCTGCTCCGGTTCAAACAGATCCTCCCAAAAGCAATGGCGAGTCGCGGGCACCGCGCGTTGTTGCGGTTGGCGAGCAGGAGACAGCCACGGTCAAGTGGTTCAACCGGGCCAAGGGCTATGGTTTTGTCACCCGCGGAGACGGCACGCCGGATATATTTGTGCACATGGAAACCCTGCGCGAGGCGGGCATACGTGAATTGCGTCAGGGACAGCAGGTTCAGGTGCGGTTTGGCGAAGGCGACAAAGGCCTTATGGTCGCCACCATCGAGTTGCTTGATTAG
- a CDS encoding Na+/H+ antiporter subunit E translates to MLRGLILALGLFGLWLLLSGVYKPLWIGLGAGSAIAVTFLIARMDVLDSEGVPNQMRFGTMRYWGWLQAEIVKANIAVTRILLAPRLNISPSIVRVTPTQESDIGRVTFANSITLTPGTVTIDADGEQFIVHAIDDSFADVEALADMDRRVTAIENR, encoded by the coding sequence ATGTTGCGCGGTCTTATCTTGGCGCTTGGGTTGTTTGGTTTGTGGCTGCTGTTGTCAGGAGTCTACAAGCCATTGTGGATCGGTCTTGGAGCCGGATCTGCTATTGCTGTCACCTTCCTGATTGCCCGAATGGACGTTCTTGATTCGGAGGGTGTGCCCAATCAGATGCGGTTCGGCACCATGCGGTATTGGGGCTGGCTGCAGGCGGAGATCGTCAAAGCCAACATCGCCGTCACCAGGATTCTTCTGGCGCCGCGTCTGAATATTTCGCCCTCCATTGTCCGGGTCACGCCAACCCAGGAAAGCGATATCGGGCGGGTGACCTTTGCCAATTCCATCACCCTGACGCCGGGCACGGTGACCATCGATGCAGACGGCGAGCAATTCATTGTGCACGCCATTGATGATTCTTTTGCTGATGTGGAAGCGCTGGCCGATATGGATCGCCGCGTCACCGCGATCGAAAATCGATAG
- a CDS encoding monovalent cation/H+ antiporter complex subunit F yields the protein MFFAASLALLAAMLLMLVRLFAGPSLYDRVLALNAFGTKTVLLIGLVGFVTDRPDFMDIALLYALINFVGTIAVLKFFRYRALGDIDDLGVLDADAAATKADTAVKQEASSS from the coding sequence ATGTTCTTTGCCGCCAGCCTCGCCCTCCTCGCCGCCATGCTGCTGATGCTTGTGCGCCTGTTCGCGGGCCCAAGCCTTTATGATCGTGTGCTCGCCCTCAATGCGTTTGGCACCAAGACGGTGCTGCTGATTGGCCTTGTCGGCTTTGTCACCGACCGTCCTGACTTCATGGACATCGCGCTTCTATATGCGCTGATCAATTTCGTCGGCACGATTGCCGTTCTGAAGTTCTTCCGCTACCGGGCGCTGGGTGACATTGATGATCTGGGGGTGCTCGACGCTGACGCCGCCGCCACCAAGGCCGACACAGCCGTGAAGCAGGAGGCGTCATCATCATGA
- the mnhG gene encoding monovalent cation/H(+) antiporter subunit G has protein sequence MIEMLLDIATGVLLAGGSFFLLVGSIGVLRLPDFYSRMHAAGVTDTLGAELILLAMILQTGFSLITVKIVAIGFFMFFTSPTSTHAVANAAWTAGLRPLLGKDLKEGETGGKDGGAA, from the coding sequence ATGATCGAAATGCTTCTTGATATAGCAACTGGCGTTCTGCTGGCCGGCGGGAGTTTCTTCCTGCTGGTGGGGTCGATTGGTGTTCTGCGTCTGCCCGACTTTTACTCGCGGATGCACGCCGCCGGTGTGACGGACACACTGGGCGCCGAACTGATCCTGCTGGCGATGATCCTGCAGACCGGCTTCAGTCTCATTACGGTGAAGATTGTCGCCATCGGTTTCTTCATGTTCTTTACCAGCCCGACATCCACCCATGCCGTGGCAAACGCGGCCTGGACCGCAGGACTGCGGCCGCTGCTGGGCAAGGACCTGAAGGAAGGCGAAACCGGCGGCAAGGACGGAGGTGCAGCATGA
- a CDS encoding DUF4040 domain-containing protein: MSALIIDLVLFTLLVAVAIQIVRLDHLFVVTMLSGVFSLLTASLFITLDAPDVAFTEAAVGAGISTVLMLGTLALTSQIQKPSKRTQIVPLLVVIVTGMALIYSTFDMPAFGDPQAPSHTHVGPYYITQTPEEIDVPNIVTAVLASYRGFDTLGEVVVVFMAGVGVLALLGHKPMKRAVAARAQAANRREEDE; this comes from the coding sequence ATGAGTGCGCTCATCATCGACCTTGTCCTCTTCACGCTGCTGGTTGCTGTTGCAATCCAGATCGTCCGCCTCGATCACCTGTTCGTCGTGACTATGTTGTCGGGTGTCTTCAGCCTGCTGACAGCCAGCCTCTTCATCACGCTGGATGCCCCGGATGTGGCCTTTACGGAAGCTGCCGTGGGCGCAGGTATCTCAACAGTCCTGATGCTGGGCACGCTGGCACTGACGTCGCAGATTCAAAAGCCGTCCAAGCGGACCCAGATCGTTCCCCTGCTGGTGGTGATCGTCACCGGCATGGCGCTTATCTACTCAACATTCGACATGCCCGCATTCGGCGACCCTCAGGCGCCCTCTCACACTCATGTAGGCCCCTACTACATCACCCAGACCCCTGAAGAGATTGATGTGCCAAACATCGTGACCGCCGTCCTGGCGAGCTACCGCGGCTTTGACACCCTGGGCGAAGTGGTCGTGGTGTTCATGGCTGGCGTCGGTGTGCTGGCGCTTCTGGGACACAAGCCGATGAAGCGGGCGGTTGCGGCCCGCGCGCAGGCGGCCAACCGTCGGGAGGAAGATGAATGA
- a CDS encoding Na(+)/H(+) antiporter subunit B, which translates to MNHHIVLRVITKILIAPIILFGLYVQFHGDFGAGGGFQAGVIVAVGFILYALIFGLRTTQEVMPLWVVRTAACFGVLIYAGVGVYTMLRGGNFLDYDYVAADPIGYAIAGQHLGILLIEAGVGLTVAAVMVLVFYGFADAAGPIDDKDW; encoded by the coding sequence ATGAACCATCACATCGTCCTTCGGGTCATCACCAAGATCCTGATCGCGCCAATCATTCTGTTTGGCTTGTATGTGCAATTCCATGGCGACTTCGGCGCCGGGGGCGGCTTTCAGGCAGGCGTGATCGTTGCGGTCGGCTTCATTCTGTACGCGCTGATTTTTGGGCTGCGCACCACTCAGGAAGTGATGCCGCTGTGGGTCGTGCGAACAGCAGCCTGCTTTGGCGTGCTCATTTATGCCGGTGTCGGCGTCTACACCATGCTGCGCGGCGGCAACTTCCTCGACTATGACTATGTGGCGGCTGACCCCATCGGCTATGCGATTGCCGGGCAACATCTGGGCATCCTGCTCATTGAAGCAGGCGTCGGCCTGACCGTGGCTGCCGTCATGGTGCTTGTGTTTTACGGATTTGCAGATGCTGCCGGTCCCATTGACGACAAGGACTGGTAG
- a CDS encoding cation:proton antiporter subunit C, giving the protein MEDSPILEFILGRYNYWLVIVLMMVGLYVVVARGNLVKKLVGLNLFQVSVFLFYISVGKVSGGTAPIYVDDPNALYSNPLPHVLILTAIVVGVATLAVGLSLVIRIQRAYGTIEEDDIQVADAGRDVSPRAGGESGTSASGGAA; this is encoded by the coding sequence ATGGAAGACAGCCCGATCCTCGAATTCATCCTTGGCCGGTACAATTACTGGCTCGTCATCGTGTTGATGATGGTTGGTCTTTACGTCGTTGTGGCGCGCGGCAACCTTGTGAAGAAACTCGTCGGCCTGAACCTGTTTCAGGTGTCCGTGTTTCTGTTCTACATCTCCGTTGGCAAGGTTTCGGGCGGCACCGCACCGATCTATGTCGATGATCCCAATGCGTTGTATTCCAATCCCCTGCCCCACGTTTTGATCCTCACCGCCATTGTGGTGGGTGTGGCGACGCTGGCGGTCGGACTGAGCCTCGTCATCCGTATTCAGCGGGCCTATGGCACCATTGAAGAAGACGACATTCAGGTGGCTGACGCCGGTCGTGACGTGTCACCCCGCGCCGGTGGCGAGAGTGGAACCTCCGCAAGCGGAGGCGCTGCGTGA
- a CDS encoding monovalent cation/H+ antiporter subunit D family protein: MMEFIMYHLPALQVVVPMLAAPICLLMMRGSLAGLVALVTGVLCFVMSLLLLQQVIVSGPISYQLGGWAPPFGIEYRVDAMNAFVLVIVAATSALVLPFARRSIRAEIEPSKQALFYTVFTLCLTGLLGVTITGDAFNVFVFLEISSLSTYVLVAMGARRDRRALTAGYTYLVMGTIGATFYVIGLGLLYQATGTLNMEDLAVRLQPLGDLTSVRAGFAFIMVGLALKLAMFPIHAWLPNAYTYAPSVVSIFLAATSTKVAVYVLLRFMFTVFGYDFPVVELSLSTVFLPLAVIAMFVASAVAVFQTDFKRLLAYSSVAQIGYMVLGFSMASVTGLTATMVHLFNHAAMKGVMFMVAGAVVYRVGSTAVTSFAGLGRQMPWTMAAMVVGGLSLIGVPLTVGFISKWYLILGALETGDWIIAFMIVASSLIAVIYVWRMVEMAYLTPAPEGSKPVREAPLSMLLPMWTLALVCLYFGINAELTASIGQAVAETLLNGGVDAAASVIPMDEVVEGVAP; encoded by the coding sequence ATGATGGAATTCATCATGTATCACCTGCCTGCGCTGCAGGTGGTCGTGCCCATGCTGGCGGCACCCATCTGTCTCCTGATGATGCGCGGCAGTCTCGCGGGGCTCGTGGCGCTTGTGACAGGCGTTCTTTGCTTCGTCATGTCGCTGCTGCTGTTGCAGCAGGTCATCGTGAGCGGGCCGATCTCCTATCAGCTGGGGGGATGGGCACCGCCTTTCGGCATTGAGTATCGCGTCGATGCGATGAATGCCTTTGTGCTGGTTATTGTCGCTGCGACCAGTGCACTGGTTCTGCCGTTTGCACGCCGTTCCATACGGGCGGAAATCGAGCCCTCCAAGCAGGCGCTTTTCTACACGGTCTTTACGCTGTGCCTGACGGGCCTGCTGGGTGTCACGATTACCGGAGACGCCTTCAACGTCTTCGTGTTCCTGGAGATTTCATCCCTCTCCACCTATGTCCTCGTGGCAATGGGTGCGCGGCGGGATCGGCGGGCCCTGACCGCCGGGTACACCTATCTGGTGATGGGCACCATCGGGGCCACGTTCTACGTCATCGGTCTAGGCCTGCTCTATCAGGCGACCGGCACCCTCAACATGGAAGACCTGGCCGTCCGGCTGCAGCCTCTGGGTGACCTGACCAGCGTGCGCGCAGGCTTCGCCTTCATCATGGTGGGCCTGGCGCTGAAGCTGGCCATGTTCCCGATCCATGCCTGGCTGCCAAACGCCTACACCTATGCCCCTTCCGTGGTCAGCATCTTTCTTGCCGCCACGTCCACCAAGGTGGCGGTCTATGTGCTGCTGCGCTTCATGTTCACGGTGTTTGGCTATGACTTCCCGGTCGTTGAGCTATCGCTGTCAACCGTGTTCCTGCCACTCGCCGTGATTGCCATGTTCGTGGCGTCTGCTGTTGCGGTCTTCCAGACCGACTTCAAGCGATTGCTCGCCTACTCGTCCGTTGCCCAGATCGGCTACATGGTGCTCGGTTTCTCCATGGCAAGCGTCACAGGCCTGACCGCTACCATGGTGCACCTGTTCAACCACGCCGCCATGAAAGGCGTCATGTTCATGGTGGCTGGCGCCGTGGTCTATCGCGTGGGTTCAACAGCCGTGACCAGTTTTGCAGGCCTTGGCCGACAGATGCCGTGGACCATGGCCGCGATGGTTGTGGGCGGCCTGTCGCTCATCGGCGTGCCCCTGACGGTCGGCTTCATCTCCAAGTGGTATCTCATCCTCGGTGCCCTTGAGACCGGCGACTGGATCATCGCTTTTATGATCGTGGCGAGTTCACTGATCGCTGTCATCTATGTGTGGCGGATGGTCGAGATGGCCTATCTCACACCAGCCCCTGAGGGATCAAAACCCGTGCGTGAAGCGCCGCTCTCCATGCTGCTGCCCATGTGGACCCTTGCACTTGTGTGCCTCTATTTCGGCATCAATGCAGAGCTGACAGCCAGCATCGGCCAGGCCGTGGCAGAGACGCTCCTCAATGGCGGCGTTGATGCGGCAGCCAGTGTCATTCCGATGGACGAAGTTGTGGAAGGAGTGGCCCCATGA
- a CDS encoding proton-conducting transporter membrane subunit, whose amino-acid sequence MTLLTPLGIDFGTAMLIAVLLPMAGAVLLVLAGRWPNLREAVTLTTAVALFITVLHLLGGYLAGEAPRLVLFDVVPGIPIAFKLEPLGVIFSLVASGLWIVTSLYAIGYMRGNKEENQTRFYACFAIALGAAMGIALADNLLTLFIFYEVLTLSTYPLVAHKETPAARRGARIYLGILLATSIGLLLPAIIWTYAVAGTGDFQVGGILEGKIDEALLPILLGLYMFGIGKAALVPIHPWLPHAMVAPTPVSALLHAVAVVKAGVFTVLKVTVYVFGTDFLSSTDASVWLMWVAAFSIVFAGIIAMTKDNLKARLAYSTVSQLSYVTLGAMLASGYGVTAGALQIMMHATAKITLFMCAGAIYVATQKTELSQMDGLGRKMPWVYGAFTVGALAIIGIPPLGGDWVKLYLVMAATDSGEKYIIYPLILASLLSIGYLLPVVARGFFGNLGDRAEPASQFNEAVPVEERIRAPRLTVIAPVITAALCFLTLFLVGPLKELIAPLVGAH is encoded by the coding sequence ATGACCTTGCTCACTCCTCTGGGGATCGATTTTGGCACCGCCATGCTGATTGCGGTCCTCCTGCCCATGGCGGGTGCGGTGCTTCTGGTACTTGCCGGACGCTGGCCGAATCTGCGTGAAGCGGTGACGCTCACAACCGCTGTGGCTCTCTTCATCACGGTTCTGCATCTGCTGGGTGGATACCTGGCAGGTGAGGCGCCACGGCTTGTTCTGTTTGATGTAGTGCCCGGCATCCCGATCGCTTTCAAGCTCGAGCCGCTGGGCGTCATCTTCTCACTGGTCGCCAGTGGGCTTTGGATCGTGACGTCGCTCTATGCCATCGGCTATATGCGCGGCAACAAGGAAGAAAACCAGACACGCTTCTATGCCTGCTTTGCCATTGCGCTCGGCGCGGCCATGGGCATTGCCCTGGCAGACAACCTGCTGACGCTTTTCATCTTCTACGAAGTGCTGACGCTGTCGACCTATCCGCTGGTGGCCCACAAGGAAACACCGGCAGCTCGGCGCGGAGCGCGCATCTATCTGGGTATCCTGCTGGCCACATCCATCGGCCTGCTTCTCCCCGCCATCATCTGGACCTATGCAGTTGCGGGGACCGGTGACTTCCAGGTCGGCGGTATTCTGGAGGGCAAGATCGACGAAGCCCTGCTGCCGATCCTGCTGGGCCTCTACATGTTCGGTATCGGCAAGGCGGCGCTCGTCCCCATTCACCCGTGGTTGCCCCACGCCATGGTGGCACCGACACCGGTGTCAGCGTTGCTGCATGCCGTGGCCGTTGTGAAAGCCGGTGTGTTCACCGTCCTCAAAGTAACCGTCTATGTGTTTGGCACGGACTTCCTGTCATCAACGGATGCCAGTGTCTGGCTGATGTGGGTGGCGGCCTTCTCGATTGTCTTTGCAGGCATCATTGCCATGACCAAAGACAATCTGAAGGCGCGGTTGGCTTATTCGACAGTGAGCCAGCTCTCCTACGTGACACTAGGCGCGATGTTGGCGTCCGGCTATGGCGTGACCGCCGGTGCCCTGCAGATCATGATGCACGCGACCGCCAAGATCACGCTCTTCATGTGCGCCGGTGCGATTTACGTCGCGACGCAAAAAACCGAGCTAAGCCAGATGGATGGTCTGGGGCGCAAAATGCCCTGGGTGTATGGCGCCTTTACTGTGGGCGCCCTTGCGATCATCGGCATACCGCCACTGGGCGGCGACTGGGTGAAGCTGTACCTGGTCATGGCCGCGACGGATTCAGGTGAAAAATACATCATCTATCCGCTGATCCTCGCGTCGCTTTTGTCCATCGGCTACCTGTTGCCTGTGGTTGCCCGTGGCTTCTTTGGCAATCTTGGCGACCGGGCGGAACCAGCGTCCCAGTTCAATGAAGCCGTGCCCGTGGAAGAGCGCATTCGCGCGCCTCGGCTTACCGTCATTGCGCCGGTGATTACCGCCGCCTTGTGTTTCCTCACCCTGTTCCTCGTTGGGCCGCTCAAAGAGCTGATCGCGCCCCTCGTCGGTGCGCATTAG
- a CDS encoding proton-conducting transporter membrane subunit, with the protein MSMAPDIFGGVLDGLSPGFLLILAGLLATLLPRAARPFVSVAAPLLGLVHLLALPAGPGGMVEMLGISIATFDITQPGFAIAVSFLAAATIAGIFNWHERAGLPVAAGLIYTGCATGAVLAGDLPSFFIFFEISSIAAAFLIWSGGTSRSLGAGMRFAVANILAGVLLLEAFLLTYKVTGSISFFVGDLSTTAGIYLILALGIRSAFPVLHAWLTDAYPESTPGGTVLLSVFAVTTSVYALMRFLPGEQLLTYIGPVMIAFPVFLALLSNDLRRALCYGLISQVGLAVTAVGIGTPEALAAATTLAVANIFGFLLMFMAIGAVLFRTGTASAASLGGLAAQMPWTAGFAVIGGLSVAGLPILAGGTAMPALLTSIWTSSGPYVAALTLFGVAGVWAHAGLRVPAAAFFGERQETHTVSEAPLHMRLAMLIGVLGCLGIGSMPYWDNVAFDAAGLVLHMQGLAFSLLVFAAARAWGLLPRDEASALIDVDWLYRRLGPAIVATVMSVTSAAYAAWQNFISARLVGTFQAMFTAAGPQTNVAATWGTGLSVLWVAILLVVMLLVSYV; encoded by the coding sequence ATGAGCATGGCCCCGGACATCTTCGGCGGAGTGCTTGATGGCCTGTCACCGGGCTTCCTGCTGATCCTTGCCGGTCTTCTGGCAACATTGCTGCCGCGTGCGGCACGTCCCTTTGTCTCAGTTGCAGCGCCACTCTTGGGGCTTGTGCATCTGCTAGCCTTGCCTGCCGGGCCTGGTGGAATGGTGGAGATGCTGGGCATTTCCATCGCCACGTTTGATATTACCCAGCCGGGTTTCGCCATTGCGGTCAGCTTTCTGGCAGCGGCGACCATCGCCGGCATTTTCAACTGGCATGAGCGCGCCGGCCTGCCGGTGGCTGCGGGTCTCATTTACACGGGCTGTGCGACGGGGGCCGTGCTGGCAGGCGACCTGCCGAGCTTCTTCATCTTCTTTGAAATCTCGTCCATCGCTGCGGCCTTCCTGATCTGGTCAGGCGGCACCAGCCGCTCGCTGGGCGCAGGCATGCGCTTTGCCGTGGCCAATATTCTGGCCGGTGTCCTGCTGCTGGAAGCATTCCTGCTCACCTACAAGGTAACCGGCAGCATTTCTTTCTTTGTGGGCGACCTGAGCACGACTGCCGGCATCTACCTTATTCTCGCGCTTGGTATCCGCTCTGCCTTTCCGGTGTTGCACGCATGGCTGACGGATGCCTATCCGGAATCCACGCCGGGCGGCACGGTTCTGCTCAGCGTATTTGCCGTGACAACATCCGTATACGCATTGATGCGCTTCCTGCCGGGTGAGCAGCTGCTGACCTATATCGGACCGGTGATGATTGCCTTCCCGGTCTTCCTTGCCCTGCTCTCCAACGATCTTCGCCGGGCACTTTGCTACGGACTCATAAGCCAGGTCGGCCTCGCCGTCACTGCAGTTGGCATCGGCACGCCGGAAGCCCTTGCGGCCGCCACGACGCTTGCTGTGGCTAACATCTTTGGCTTCCTCTTGATGTTTATGGCCATTGGCGCGGTTCTGTTCCGCACCGGCACAGCCTCTGCTGCAAGCCTTGGTGGTCTTGCAGCCCAAATGCCGTGGACTGCGGGTTTTGCGGTGATCGGCGGTCTGTCGGTCGCGGGCCTTCCCATCCTTGCAGGCGGTACGGCCATGCCGGCCCTGCTGACATCCATCTGGACCAGTTCAGGTCCCTATGTTGCGGCGCTGACCCTGTTTGGTGTGGCCGGCGTATGGGCTCATGCGGGCCTCAGGGTGCCCGCAGCAGCGTTCTTTGGTGAGCGTCAGGAGACCCACACCGTCTCAGAAGCCCCACTGCATATGCGCCTCGCCATGCTGATTGGTGTTCTGGGCTGTCTTGGCATCGGCTCCATGCCCTATTGGGACAATGTGGCCTTCGATGCCGCGGGACTTGTCCTGCACATGCAGGGTCTGGCGTTCTCACTGCTGGTGTTCGCGGCCGCCCGGGCGTGGGGACTGCTGCCGCGCGACGAGGCATCCGCCCTCATCGATGTGGATTGGCTCTACCGCCGCCTTGGACCGGCAATTGTCGCGACGGTCATGTCGGTGACGTCCGCCGCCTATGCAGCCTGGCAGAATTTCATAAGCGCGCGGCTGGTGGGAACCTTCCAGGCCATGTTCACGGCGGCAGGACCACAAACCAATGTTGCTGCCACCTGGGGAACCGGCCTGAGTGTATTGTGGGTTGCCATCCTTCTGGTGGTGATGTTGCTGGTCAGCTACGTCTGA
- a CDS encoding alpha-glucosidase family protein, protein MSEWWQGAVVYQIYPRSYMDTNGDGIGDLDGIRRKLDYVASLGVDAIWLSPIYPSPNDDFGYDVADYVDVDAAMGGMPAFDALLEEAHSRGLKVILDQVLSHTSDQHAWFQESLTSKDNPKSDWYVWTEAREDGTPPNNWLAAFGGASWSWHPLRRQYYFHQFLRTQPKLNFHNPDVVEAVLDVLRFWLDKGVDGFRLDVANSYVHDASLADNTAVPKEKRSDLSWSHPARLQFHDHDWNQPENVAIMTRIRDVVDSYEDRLVFGEFAAGEKILGQYAGGDDRLHTAYTFTLLDAANLERSVFDRYYNRIAGPVEDLFPCVTFSNHDVARPVTRWSKGRDKAQVAKLGMALLMCLRGTALMYQGEELGLDDIDVTREQIRDPFGTLYFPHFKGRDGCRSPMPWAPDVRYAGFSTVEPWLPVGPEHPALSVSTQEADTESTLAFSKRAIALRKAHRVLQTGDITLLESSNDVLAFTRSDGSQTMTCVFNFGDEETNIDTNAVLVKELTLGKASHDAGQVTVGPLGVFVGMNAE, encoded by the coding sequence ATGAGTGAATGGTGGCAGGGGGCAGTCGTCTACCAGATCTATCCACGCAGCTATATGGATACCAATGGAGACGGCATTGGCGATCTGGACGGCATTCGCCGCAAGCTTGACTACGTTGCTTCCCTTGGTGTGGACGCCATCTGGCTGTCACCCATCTATCCATCCCCGAACGATGATTTTGGATATGATGTTGCCGATTATGTGGATGTTGATGCCGCCATGGGGGGCATGCCTGCGTTTGATGCGCTGCTTGAAGAAGCCCACTCACGCGGTCTGAAAGTCATTCTGGATCAGGTTCTGAGCCATACCTCCGACCAGCATGCCTGGTTTCAGGAAAGCCTCACATCAAAGGACAATCCCAAGTCCGACTGGTATGTGTGGACCGAGGCGCGCGAAGACGGCACGCCGCCCAACAACTGGCTGGCAGCGTTTGGTGGCGCCTCATGGTCGTGGCACCCGCTGCGTCGGCAATATTACTTCCACCAGTTCCTGCGGACGCAGCCCAAGCTCAATTTCCACAATCCGGACGTGGTCGAGGCCGTGCTGGACGTGTTGCGGTTCTGGCTCGACAAGGGCGTTGACGGGTTCCGGCTTGATGTCGCCAATTCCTATGTGCATGACGCCTCTCTGGCGGACAATACGGCCGTGCCAAAGGAAAAGCGTTCAGACCTCTCCTGGAGCCATCCAGCCCGCCTGCAGTTTCATGACCATGACTGGAACCAGCCGGAGAACGTCGCCATCATGACCCGCATCCGTGACGTGGTGGATAGCTATGAGGATCGGCTGGTCTTTGGTGAGTTTGCCGCAGGAGAGAAAATCCTCGGCCAATATGCAGGCGGCGATGATCGTCTGCACACGGCCTACACATTTACCCTGCTGGATGCAGCCAATCTCGAGCGCTCGGTCTTTGACCGCTACTACAATCGCATCGCCGGGCCGGTGGAAGACCTGTTCCCCTGCGTGACCTTTTCCAACCATGACGTGGCCCGTCCCGTCACGCGCTGGTCAAAGGGCCGTGACAAGGCACAGGTCGCCAAGCTCGGTATGGCGCTTCTCATGTGCCTGCGCGGCACCGCCTTGATGTATCAGGGCGAGGAACTGGGTCTCGACGACATTGATGTCACCCGGGAGCAGATACGCGACCCGTTCGGCACGTTGTATTTCCCGCACTTCAAGGGCAGGGACGGGTGCCGCTCTCCCATGCCGTGGGCGCCGGATGTTCGCTATGCGGGGTTCTCGACAGTTGAACCATGGCTGCCGGTCGGGCCGGAGCATCCCGCCCTGTCTGTCAGCACCCAGGAAGCAGACACAGAGTCGACGCTGGCGTTTTCCAAACGGGCGATTGCTTTGCGCAAGGCGCACCGGGTTCTGCAAACCGGGGATATCACCCTGCTTGAATCATCCAACGATGTGCTGGCCTTCACCCGAAGCGACGGGTCGCAGACCATGACCTGTGTCTTCAACTTTGGGGACGAGGAAACCAACATCGATACCAATGCGGTGCTGGTGAAAGAACTGACGCTTGGCAAAGCGAGCCATGATGCGGGCCAGGTTACCGTCGGCCCGCTAGGTGTCTTTGTCGGGATGAACGCTGAGTAG